A genomic region of Carassius carassius chromosome 27, fCarCar2.1, whole genome shotgun sequence contains the following coding sequences:
- the mboat2b gene encoding lysophospholipid acyltransferase 2b — translation MATETISACTGSNLLQPISEITNLPLDQVNFVVCQLCALLTAVWFRLYLHPSKTSPFVRHVVATLLGIYFALFCFGWYALHFLLQSGITYGIMILTGVEHMHKYCLVVALGYLSFCQITRVYVFDYGMYSADFTGPMMVITQKITSVAFEIHDGMARKEDQLNQSQKLLAIRRMPSLLEYFSYNCNFMGILAGPTCSYNDYIAFIEGTPYRHRDLETKGKVNGKSRLNDPSPNTEVIRKLATCLISLLVFLSVCKVCPVERNVDDDFIATTPFYAQVVYLYLSMLTTRPKYYFVWTLADAINNAAGFGFNGYDSNGLPRWDLISNLRIMNIELATSFKVFLDNWNIQTAHWLKRVCYERCPYNPTAATFLLSAMWHGAYPGYYLTFLTGIVITLAARAVRHNVRPYFLGSPALKFVYDVITWAATQIAICYTVVPFVLLSVGPSLKFYRSWYFCIHIGCILLAIALPVKPRHLRLKEQQPAVQPSLESTDSNSNQKQKAT, via the exons ATGGCTACTGAGACGATATCAGCCTGCACCGGATCCAACTTACTACAGCCAATAAGCGAGATAACCAACCTTCCGTTAGATCAG GTGAACTTTGTAGTATGTCAGCTCTGTGCCCTGCTCACAGCCGTGTGGTTCAGGCTCTATCTGCACCCCAGCAAAACCAGTCCTTTTGTGCGGCATGTGGTGGCCACACTGCTGGGCATCTACTTTGCCCTCTTCTGCTTTGGCTG GTATGCTCTTCATTTCTTGCTCCAGAGTGGCATTACTTATGGAATAATGATTCTGACTGGAGTTGAGCACATGCACAA ATACTGTTTGGTAGTCGCTCTGGGTTATTTAAGTTTCTGCCAAATTACCCGGGTTTACGTCTTTGATTACGGAATGTACTCTGCAGATTTCACGGG GCCGATGATGGTCATCACACAGAAGATAACCAGTGTGGCCTTTGAGATCCATGAtg gaatgGCAAGGAAAGAAGATCAACTAAACCAAAGTCAAAAACTGTTGGCCATAAG ACGAATGCCCAGTTTATTGGAGTACTTCAGTTACAATTGTAATTTCATGGGGATTTTGGCTGGTCCCACCTGCTCTTATAACGATTACATAGCCTTCATTGAGGGCACCCCCTATCGCCACAGAGACCTTGAGACCAAAGGAAAAGTCAATGGGAAGAGCAGACTGAACGACCCTTCACCAAAT ACAGAGGTCATCCGGAAACTGGCCACCTGCTTGATCTCTCTGCTGGTCTTTCTCTCCGTCTGCAAAGTCTGTCCTGTGGAGCGTAACGTTGATGATGATTTTATTGCCACCACGCCCTTCTATGCTCAGGTGGTCTACCTGTATTTGTCCATGCTGACCACCCGGCCTAAATACTACTTTGTTTGGACTCTTG CTGATGCAATCAATAACGCAGCAGGATTTGGATTTAATGGCTACGACAGTAATGGTTTGCCTCGATGGGATCTCATTTCCAACCTCAGGATCATGAATATAGAG CTTGCCACCAGCTTTAAGGTATTCCTGGATAACTGGAACATTCAAACAGCACATTGGCTTAAAAG GGTGTGTTATGAACGTTGTCCCTACAACCCCACTGCTGCAACTTTCCTGCTGTCAGCCATGTGGCACGGGGCTTACCCAGGCTATTACCTCACCTTCCTCACTGGCATCGTCATCACTCTTGCAGCCAGAGCT GTGAGACACAATGTAAGGCCGTACTTCTTGGGGTCTCCAGCTCTCAAGTTTGTGTATGATGTCATCACATGGGCAGCTACACAGATTGCCATTTGTTATACAGTGGTTCCCTTCGTTCTGCTTTCTGTGGGTCCCTCTCTCAAGTTCTACAG GTCATGGTACTTCTGCATCCACATAGGCTGTATACTGCTGGCCATCGCGTTGCCTGTGAAACCACGCCACCTGCGGCTGAAAGAGCAACAGCCTGCTGTACAGCCAAGTCTGGAGAGCACAGACAGCAACAGCAACCAGAAACAAAAAGCCACATGA
- the LOC132106734 gene encoding transcription factor E2f1-like, giving the protein MHVDLIECSKIIWKLVATMVKCLVQGCINHSDLRPEEQSSRPRKRFFRFPKDKARVKVWLAALRETEREITDQHQICEDHFLSHHITPNGITVDAIPVMPPLEGPVSGWSSCDELEEHSDPVEEGGLAAEDDLYDVEFEDFEEDDDEDHSLPDDGSHNMNSQVQGQCLSGSLISDPNIINMNQATGASTSQVPNRSDVALGRLTKRFMQLLHSAPNGVLDLNEVTRKLGTGKRRVYDITNVLAGIQLIKKTSKNKIQWMNPSTNLGKTKADLVHLKSTEEALDGLIKDCAQQLFALTDLKDNADSAYVTYEDICQIGVFKDQTIIAIRAPEESKLEVPTPTEESIQIHLKGYRGPIQILTCEPEGPSEAMDPANTESKLVKPACFLTLEESRIHTQPLISDVLNTVAAVQSTEGPKRRAFASLRQTSYLNRLCWPFWRDHCEYIYSAGLKTSHGDF; this is encoded by the exons ATGCACGTTGATCTGATTGAATGTAGCAAAATAATCTGGAAGCTTGTTGCGACGATGGTGAAGTGTCTGGTGCAGGGATGCATAAACCACAGTGATCTCAGACCTGAAGAGCAATCGAGCCGTCCGCGCAAGAGGTTTTTCAGATTCCCCAAAGACAAGGCCCGAGTTAAAGTGTGGCTGGCCGCTTTACGGGAGACTGAGCGCGAGATCACAGATCAACATCAGATATGCGAGGATCATTTCCTGAGCCATCACATCACGCCGAACGGAATCACCGTGGACGCCATTCCTGTTATGCCCCCATTAGAGGGACCGGTCTCCGGCTGGAGCTCGTGTGATGAGCTGGAAGAGCACTCGGACCCGGTGGAGGAG GGTGGGCTTGCTGCAGAGGATGATCTTTATGATGTGGAGTTTGAGGATTttgaggaagatgatgatgaagaccaCAGTCTTCCAGATGATGGCTCACATAACATGAATAGTCAAGTACAAGGACAGTGTCTCAGTGGAA gtttaattagCGATCCCAACATTATCAATATGAATCAAGCAACAGGGGCATCCACCAGTCAAG TTCCGAATCGCTCTGACGTTGCTCTTGGACGGCTGACCAAACGCTTCATGCAGTTGCTTCACTCGGCACCGAATGGAGTACTTGACCTCAATGAGGTTACTCGAAAACTGGGCACAGGAAAGAGGCGGGTGTATGACATCACTAATGTGCTTGCCGGCATCCAGCTAATCAAAAAGACATCCAAAAACAAGATCCAGTGGAT GAATCCATCAACAAACTTGGGGAAGACGAAAGCTGACCTAGTTCATCTGAAGTCAACGGAGGAGGCCCTTGACGGGCTCATCAAAGACTGCGCCCAACAGCTCTTCGCTCTGACCGACCtcaaagacaatgctga CTCAGCTTATGTGACATATGAGGACATCTGTCAGATTGGTGTTTTCAAGGACCAGACTATAATAGCCATCAGGGCCCCTGAAGAGTCCAAGCTAGAGGTGCCCACTCCCACTGAG GAATCAATCCAGATCCACTTGAAAGGCTACCGGGGGCCCATCCAAATACTCACCTGTGAGCCTGAGGGCCCAAGTGAAGCTATGGATCCAGCTAACACAGAATCTAAACTTGTCAAACCAGCCTGCTTTCTAACACTAGAGGAGAGCCGGATACACACACAACCATTAATATCAG ATGTTTTAAATACTGTAGCAGCTGTGCAAAGCACTGAAGGACCTAAAAGAAGAGCCTTTGCTTCTTTGAGACAAACATCCTATCTTAACAGACTTTGTTGGCCTTTTTGGAGAGACCACTGTGAATATATATACTCTGCTGGGTTAAAGACATCTCATGGAGatttttga